From a region of the Ascochyta rabiei chromosome 22, complete sequence genome:
- a CDS encoding Feruloyl esterase codes for MKQTLLGGAALIGVAHALNYTCTPSAIQAALPEGASVNFAYPVAANSTFEVPKSDTGYPDSPPNLPALCAASVQIQSVGNTTFSFGIFLPEAWNGRFLAVGNGGFAGGINYADMAAGVRYGFAAISTGTGHNSTSGNGTWAYRQPDRVENWGHLAMHGSVVVGKEITAAYYKQNATYSYYSGCSTGGRQGLKEAEYYPEDFDGIVAGAPAWWTSHLQPWTARIALYNLPVTADYHIPVALYSTLNAEIIKQCDPQDGVVDNIISDPLGCNFQPTTLLCGSNSTANATSCFTEPQLDTVYNIFSDYVGENNTFIFPSFWLGSEGQPVFFSGNAPNPLGPQYVQYFLGKGPDWSFNDYNDEIITLSDAINPGNATVEFDLSRFHAKGGKILSYHGMADPLIPTGSTPYFYDHVVRSLKPQGIDVDNFFKYFLVPGMSHCSGTQASMNAPWYFAGGNQQVALADDVYSVPGFEDEEHDVLKAMMAWVEEGRVPEYIIGTKYVNDTTHDEVLRQRPLCVYPKQAKYTGEGDVNAAANWECKSLF; via the exons ATGAAGCAGACCCTGCTAGGCGGCGCTGCGCTCATTGGAGTTGCACATGCGTTGAACTACACTTGCACCCCGAGCGCGATCCAAGCCGCGCTCCCCGAAGGTGCCAGCGTAAATTTCGCGTACCCTGTTGCCGCCAATTCGACTTTCGAGGTGCCCAAGAGTGATACTGGCTACCCAGACAGCCCTCCGAATCTACCTGCTCTGTGTGCTGCCTCGGTCCAGATTCAATCAGTCGGCAACACAACCTTCAGCTTTGGAATATTTCTTCCTGAAGCGTGGAACGGCCGGTTTCTTGCTGTCGGAAACGGTGGCTTTGCAGGAGGTATCAACTATGCCGACATG GCTGCCGGTGTACGTTACGGCTTTGCTGCCATTTCGACGGGCACTGGCCACAATTCTACTTCAGGCAACGGCACCTGGGCGTACCGACAACCTGACCGTGTTGAGAACTGGGGCCATCTTGCCATGCACGGATCCGTTGTCGTTGGAAAAGAGATCACTGCTGCGTACTACAAACAGAATGCTACGTACAGTTACTACTCTGGTTGCTCGACCGGCGGTCGCCAAGGCTTAAAGGAGGCCGAGTACTATCCTGAGGACTTCGATGGCATTGTCGCTGGAGCGCCAGCATGGTGGACCAGTCATCTTCAGCCCTGGACTGCCCGCATTGCGTTGTACAACCTCCCCGTTACCGCCGACTACCACATCCCTGTCGCACTATACTCGACGTTGAATGCAGAGATCATCAAGCAGTGCGACCCGCAAGATGGCGTTGTCGATAACATCATATCGGACCCTCTCGGCTGCAACTTCCAGCCCACGACCTTGCTCTGTGGCTCTAACAGCACCGCCAACGCTACCTCGTGCTTTACGGAGCCTCAACTCGATACAGTGTACAATATCTTCAGCGATTACGTTGGCGAGAACAACACTTTCATCTTCCCATCTTTTTGGCTTGGCAGTGAAGGACAGCCCGTGTTCTTCTCAGGCAACGCGCCTAATCCGCTCGGTCCTCAGTACGTACAGTACTTCCTAGGAAAGGGTCCAGACTGGTCCTTCAATGACTACAACGACGAAATTATCACTCTGTCCGATGCCATCAACCCTGGAAACGCGACAGTAGAGTTTGACCTGTCTCGCTTCCACGCGAAGGGAGGCAAGATTCTCTCATACCACGGTATGGCAGATCCACTCATCCCAACCGGCTCGACTCCCTACTTCTACGATCATGTCGTTCGTTCTTTGAAGCCGCAAGGCATCGACGTTGACAACTTTTTCAAATACTTCCTTGTGCCTGGTATGAGCCACTGCTCCGGTACACAGGCCAGCATGAATGCACCGTGGTACTTTGCTGGTGGCAACCAGCAGGTTGCTCTGGCGGACGATGTTTACAGCGTTCCCGGCTTTGAAGATGAAGAGCATGATGTCCTCAAGGCAATGATGGCTTGGGTTGAAGAGGGCAGGGTGCCCGAGTACATCATCGGCACAAAGTACGTCAACGATACGACGCACGACGAGGTTTTGCGACAGAGACCGCTTTGCGTCTACCCTAAGCAAGCAAAGTACACGGGTGAGGGTGATGTTAATGCCGCTGCGAACTGGGAGTGCAAGAGCCTATTCTAG
- a CDS encoding Dihydroxy-acid dehydratase: MSFARLAGALSRAQCSRPQWQAVRPLSSAAARQAKAEHQLNSVSRHITQPKSQGASQAMLFATGMDEADMNKAQVGISSVWYSGNPCNMHLMDLNHKVKEGVERAGLLGMQFNTIGVSDGISMGTKGMRYSLQSREIIADSIETVMGGQWYDANISIPGCDKNMPGVVMAMGRVNRPSLMVYGGTIQPGCAKTLDNQQIDIVSAFQAYGQFITGEITEDQRFDVIRHACNGQGACGGMYTANTMATAIETMGMSLPGSSSNPANSTAKMLECLAAGGAIRNLLKEDIRPSDILTRQAFENAMVVISITGGSTNAVLHLIAIADSVGLKLTLDDFQSVSDRIPLLADLKPSGKYVMADIHDIGGTPSLLKFLLKEGLLDGSQMTVTGQTLKQNLDKANDFPSDQKIIRPLNEPLKSTGHLQILRGSLAPGGCVGKITGKEGTVFTGKAKCYEAEDDFISALERGEIKKGEKTVVVIRYEGPKGGPGMPEMLKPSSAIMGAGLGKDVALITDGRFSGGSHGFLIGHIVPEAQEGGPIGLVRDGDEITIDSEKNELNVDVSEAELAERRKSWKAPALKYSKGTLFKYARFVKDASQGCVTDSD; encoded by the exons ATGTCTTTCGCGCGTCTTGCAGGAGCGCTCTCGCGCGCACAGTGCTCGCGGCCGCAATGGCAGGCAGT ACGCCCCCTCTCCAGCGCAGCCGCCCGCCAGGCCAAAGCCGAGCATCAACTCAACTCGGTGTCCAGGCACATCACGCAGCCCAAGTCGCAGGGCGCGTCGCAGGCCATGCTGTTCGCCACCGGCATGGACGAGGCCGACATGAACAAGGCGCAGGTCGGCATCAGCTCCGTCTGGTACTCGGGTAACCCGTGCAACATGCACCTGATGGACCTCAACCACAAGGTCAAGGAGGGCGTCGAGCGCGCCGGCCTGCTGGGCATGCAGTTCAACACCATCGGCGTCAGCGACGGCATCTCCATGGGCACAAAGGGCATGCGCTACTCGCTGCAGTCGCGCGAAATCATCGCCGACTCGATCGAGACCGTCATGGGCGGCCAGTGGTACGACGCCAACATCTCCATCCCCGGCTGCGACAAGAACATGCCCGGCGTCGTCATGGCCATGGGCCGCGTGAACCGCCCCTCGCTCATGGTCTACGGCGGCACCATCCAGCCCGGCTGCGCCAAGACGCTCGACAACCAGCAAATCGACATCGTCTCGGCCTTCCAGGCCTACGGCCAGTTCATCACCGGCGAGATCACAGAGGACCAGCGCTTCGACGTCATCCGCCACGCCTGCAACGGCCAGGGCGCCTGCGGTGGCATGTACACGGCCAACACCATGGCCACCGCCATCGAGACCATGGGCATGTCGCTGCCCGGCTCCTCCTCCAACCCGGCCAACTCCACGGCCAAGATGCTCGAGTGCCTCGCGGCCGGCGGTGCCATCAGGAACCTGCTCAAGGAGGACATCCGCCCCTCGGACATCCTCACCCGCCAGGCCTTTGAGAACGCCATGGTCGTCATCTCCATCACCGGCGGCTCCACCAACGCCGTCCTGCACctcatcgccatcgccgacAGCGTGGGCCTGAAGCTCACCCTCGACGACTTCCAGAGCGTCTCCGACCGCATTCCGCTGCTCGCCGACCTCAAGCCTAGCGGAAAGTACGTCATGGCGGACATTCACGACATCGGCGGCACCCCTTCCCTGCTCAAGTTCCTGTTGAAGGAAGGCCTGCTCGACGGCTCCCAGATGACCGTGACCGGCCAGACGCTGAAGCAGAACCTCGACAAGGCCAACGACTTCCCCAGCGACCAGAAGATCATCCGCCCGCTGAACGAGCCCCTCAAGTCGACCGGTCACCTGCAGATCCTTCGCGGCTCGCTCGCACCCGGCGGCTGCGTCGGCAAGATCACCGGCAAGGAGGGCACCGTCTTCACCGGCAAGGCCAAGTGCTACGAGGCCGAGGACGACTTCATCAGCGCCCTGGAGCGCGGCGAGATCAAAAAGGGCGAGAAGACAGTCGTTGTCATCCGCTACGAGGGTCCCAAGGGCGGCCCTGGCATGCCCGAGATGCTGAAGCCGTCGTCCGCCATCATGGGCGCAGGCTTGGGCAAGGATGTTGCGCTGATTACGGATGGCCGCTTCTCCGGCGGCTCGCACGGCTTCCTGATCGGACACATTGTACCTGAGGCGCAGGAGGGCGGGCCCATCGGCCTGGTGCGCGACGGCGACGAAATCACAATCGACTCGGAGAAGAACGAGCTCAACGTCGACGTCAGCGAGGCCGAGCTGGCCGAGCGCAGGAAGAGCTGGAAGGCTCCCGCGCTCAAGTACAGCAAGGGCACGCTGTTCAAGTATGCGCGCTTCGTCAAGGACGCGTCGCAGGGCTGTGTCACTGACTCGGATTGA